In the Oscillatoria salina IIICB1 genome, TTAGAGGTAGCCATCCTTTAAAGAGTGTGTAACAACTCATCGGCGGAGTCCCTGAGTATCTGAGAAAGCGCAATGCTCTGATAACTTGCACGCTATCGGCGCGATCGCCTAATCGCTATTTTTAATTACTAAGTTATCATCTCATGACTATCTATTTCTATGGCAGCCGTACTCAACCCTATGGTTGCTTTTCTAACTTTTCTCCACATGGTTTTGAGTTAGACGGCTATTGGTGGACAACGAGCGAACATTATTTTCAAGCGCAAAAGTTCGTTAATACTGACCCTGCTTGGTTTGAGAAAATCCGTACAGCGAAAACACCAAAAGACGCAGCGAAAATGGGGCGATCGCGCGAACATCCTTTGCGTCTTGATTGGGAACAAGTTAAGGACGAAATCATGTACCAAGGTGTCCTGAAAAAGTTTACCACTCACCCAGAATTGCGCGAAATTCTTCTTGCCACAGGCGATAATTTAATTGTCGAAAATGCACCTGGTGACTACTACTGGGGCTGTGGGAAAGATGGTAGCGGTAAAAACAAATTAGGGCAAATTTTAATGCAAGTACGAGAAATTTTAACTCAGCAATAACTTTTTCTGGGGACTTGGTGTAACGGGAACATACGACTCTTGCACAGTCGGGATAGGGGTTCAA is a window encoding:
- a CDS encoding NADAR family protein encodes the protein MTIYFYGSRTQPYGCFSNFSPHGFELDGYWWTTSEHYFQAQKFVNTDPAWFEKIRTAKTPKDAAKMGRSREHPLRLDWEQVKDEIMYQGVLKKFTTHPELREILLATGDNLIVENAPGDYYWGCGKDGSGKNKLGQILMQVREILTQQ